A window from Leptospira wolffii serovar Khorat str. Khorat-H2 encodes these proteins:
- a CDS encoding phosphotransferase family protein, which yields MGQENIDFAISARTLAIGRSAEILDFENNRIMKLYFGHVPDREIETEYENSKVAFSSGATSMKCYEKIRYGERVGIVFDKIEGISLTKLPDKKPAAFFSLSRILADLHLGLHNKKAEKLKDVKTIAAEMLDLEPLSYLNREEKDKARKIILDLPDGNSLLHMDFHPENIIVAEDSFVVIDWMTALKGHPAADVASTQFLFQDAELWPGTPWLKIVFYNLVRKFLLKGYLKHYYSVSSITPEEVKSWRLPILLLRLGLWNIDSERQSLQKEIRELISLSDRY from the coding sequence ATGGGTCAGGAAAATATAGACTTTGCGATTTCGGCTCGCACCCTCGCAATAGGGCGTTCTGCGGAAATTCTGGATTTCGAAAATAATCGAATCATGAAACTTTACTTCGGTCATGTTCCCGATCGGGAGATCGAAACGGAATACGAAAATTCCAAAGTAGCGTTTTCTTCCGGAGCTACTTCCATGAAATGCTACGAAAAAATCCGGTATGGAGAAAGGGTAGGGATCGTCTTTGATAAGATAGAAGGCATTTCCTTAACCAAGCTTCCGGATAAAAAGCCCGCCGCTTTCTTTAGTCTTTCCAGGATACTTGCCGATCTGCATTTGGGTTTGCATAATAAAAAGGCGGAGAAGCTAAAAGACGTGAAGACGATCGCCGCCGAGATGTTGGATCTGGAACCTCTTTCTTATTTAAACAGAGAGGAAAAAGATAAGGCGCGGAAAATAATCCTGGATTTACCCGACGGCAATTCCTTACTCCATATGGATTTTCATCCTGAGAATATTATAGTCGCCGAGGATTCCTTCGTGGTGATCGATTGGATGACCGCTCTGAAGGGACATCCGGCTGCGGACGTAGCTTCCACTCAGTTCCTGTTCCAGGATGCGGAATTGTGGCCGGGGACTCCTTGGCTCAAAATCGTATTCTATAATTTGGTTCGAAAATTTCTTCTAAAAGGATATTTGAAGCATTATTATTCGGTTTCTTCGATCACCCCGGAAGAGGTAAAATCCTGGAGACTTCCGATACTTCTTCTTAGATTAGGACTTTGGAATATAGATAGCGAAAGGCAGTCGCTGCAAAAAGAAATTCGAGAGCTGATCTCCCTTTCGGATCGCTATTGA
- a CDS encoding glycerol-3-phosphate dehydrogenase/oxidase yields MRPIVMHRFVEEADRQNRFDVVIVGGGITGAAAAYEAASRGYSVALLEKGDFGGATSSATGKLIHGGLRYLKRFDLSLVREALKERRILSNIAPNLVYPFPMVLSNPGLLERIGLFVYDLLSFDRNRTWDKSKRIPSHKLLSKDEIRNKNLGNMEKAIYFYDCIMLSPERLTLHFLKSAVRFGAKLSNYTKVDEFLWKGNRVVGVAATDTLNGNRMELRSDVVVNASGPWIQDLLNRDKRTETPLPKERSEGIYLITKKYFDVMTLQVGKKGHFSFAPWRNHNMIGPTEKAYYGSVEDWKLSRESILEFLDAINSSGLLPQKLGIDDVQFAYGGLRPLAETSGKGGTYSASRKSELQDHGKAGIQGLITAGGGKYTTSRDFAEKIFSLIRKKIQKKPGPKISSRKHLEGCEISDIESYLSESKRKNSDFSENTVDYLVRHYGTESETILDAARSSGDLARVLDEDGEILAQVFYALRYEMAKNLEDIFLRRTGLGTLGCPEDSVLESAAVLAASELGWSEEKKRQELDSIRRRLKLYSVSSNVPSQKRTQ; encoded by the coding sequence ATGCGACCGATCGTAATGCATAGGTTCGTGGAAGAAGCGGACCGTCAGAATCGATTCGATGTTGTGATCGTAGGCGGGGGAATTACCGGAGCCGCAGCCGCGTACGAAGCGGCGAGTAGGGGGTATTCCGTAGCATTGCTAGAAAAAGGCGATTTCGGAGGAGCCACTTCGTCCGCAACTGGCAAACTGATCCACGGGGGTTTGCGATATTTAAAGCGATTCGATCTTTCTTTGGTAAGAGAGGCGCTCAAGGAGAGAAGGATTCTTTCCAATATAGCTCCGAATCTAGTATATCCGTTTCCGATGGTCCTTTCGAATCCGGGACTTCTGGAAAGAATAGGACTCTTCGTTTACGATCTTCTCTCTTTCGATAGAAATCGGACCTGGGATAAATCCAAAAGGATTCCTTCTCATAAACTCTTAAGTAAGGATGAGATTCGAAATAAGAATCTGGGCAATATGGAAAAGGCGATCTATTTCTACGATTGCATCATGCTGAGCCCGGAGAGATTGACTCTTCATTTTCTAAAATCCGCCGTTCGTTTCGGAGCCAAATTGTCCAATTATACCAAGGTGGATGAATTTCTCTGGAAAGGCAATCGAGTGGTCGGTGTCGCCGCTACGGATACTCTGAACGGAAATCGGATGGAATTGAGGTCGGACGTGGTCGTCAACGCTTCCGGGCCCTGGATCCAGGACCTTTTGAATCGAGATAAGAGGACGGAGACTCCTTTGCCCAAAGAAAGATCGGAAGGGATCTATCTCATCACAAAAAAGTATTTCGACGTAATGACTCTCCAAGTGGGAAAAAAAGGACATTTCAGTTTTGCTCCTTGGAGAAATCATAATATGATCGGTCCTACGGAAAAAGCGTATTACGGTTCCGTGGAAGATTGGAAATTATCCCGCGAAAGCATTCTGGAATTTTTGGATGCGATCAATTCTTCCGGACTGCTTCCTCAAAAACTAGGAATCGATGACGTTCAATTCGCTTACGGTGGACTCAGGCCTCTCGCCGAAACTTCGGGAAAGGGAGGCACTTATTCTGCCTCCAGAAAATCCGAATTGCAGGATCACGGTAAGGCGGGAATCCAAGGGCTTATTACCGCAGGTGGGGGAAAATACACCACGAGTCGGGACTTTGCGGAGAAGATATTCTCTCTTATACGTAAGAAGATTCAAAAAAAGCCCGGTCCTAAAATCTCCTCGCGAAAGCATCTAGAAGGATGCGAAATTTCTGATATAGAATCCTATCTTTCCGAATCCAAGAGAAAAAACTCCGATTTCTCCGAAAATACGGTCGATTATCTAGTAAGGCATTACGGGACCGAATCGGAAACGATTTTGGATGCCGCCAGATCTTCCGGAGATCTCGCAAGAGTTCTGGACGAGGACGGAGAAATTCTCGCACAAGTATTCTACGCATTGCGCTACGAGATGGCGAAAAACTTGGAAGATATTTTCTTACGAAGGACCGGACTAGGAACTCTGGGTTGTCCAGAGGATTCCGTTCTGGAATCTGCGGCCGTTCTCGCCGCCTCCGAATTGGGATGGTCCGAAGAAAAAAAACGGCAAGAACTGGATTCTATCCGAAGGAGATTGAAACTTTATTCGGTGTCGTCGAACGTGCCTTCTCAAAAACGAACGCAATAA
- a CDS encoding DUF1554 domain-containing protein, whose product MQERSLGTIFDSTPEIYPRILIQMFLPIALFFSCNSAKAISLDLSKPAGLETLLLQEMGGGSSSGGGFPTSPSVDCRTNGPCYIFETGGEVSLSHSGAFGGISGADSFCSTAAGLYLPSGAGDSSEYKALIMDESGTRDLNHDWVIHPNTNYINPSTGLIISASNSSGILSLPEANLFPASGSQVYTGINASGSTWIPKTNATCNNWTVGTNTKLGEIGETGSPNYVDSSATLTCDTARGIYCVRF is encoded by the coding sequence ATGCAAGAAAGATCACTAGGTACGATATTCGATAGTACGCCGGAAATCTACCCGAGAATCCTGATACAAATGTTCTTACCGATTGCTCTATTTTTTTCCTGCAATTCCGCCAAGGCAATCAGCCTGGATCTTTCCAAACCGGCTGGTTTGGAGACACTACTCTTACAGGAAATGGGCGGCGGATCTTCCTCTGGGGGCGGTTTTCCCACGAGCCCGAGTGTCGATTGCAGAACCAACGGTCCTTGCTATATTTTCGAAACAGGGGGAGAAGTTTCTCTCAGTCATAGCGGAGCTTTCGGAGGAATCTCCGGGGCGGATTCATTTTGTTCTACGGCAGCCGGCCTTTACCTTCCCAGCGGTGCAGGAGATTCGAGCGAATATAAGGCTCTTATTATGGACGAATCGGGAACACGGGATTTGAATCACGACTGGGTCATCCACCCGAATACGAATTATATCAATCCTTCTACCGGACTCATTATCTCCGCTTCGAATTCGAGCGGGATACTATCCCTTCCGGAAGCGAATCTATTTCCAGCTTCAGGAAGCCAAGTATATACAGGAATCAACGCAAGCGGTTCCACTTGGATTCCTAAAACGAACGCCACATGCAATAACTGGACCGTAGGAACGAATACTAAACTAGGTGAAATAGGAGAAACCGGAAGTCCGAATTACGTGGACTCAAGTGCGACTTTGACCTGCGACACTGCCCGAGGAATTTATTGCGTTCGTTTTTGA
- a CDS encoding FG-GAP and VCBS repeat-containing protein: MSLAFEALLEARMACLLAGNSCVDAVVTPPPGDTTPPTVAILNLPITGKPSVQTGFLYGTATDDTALSSVEISIDGGTYSAATGTASWSFALPSGSSTWKLGTSHTVDIRSLDSSGNYSTVISLNLRKGKNRDLNGDGYADVVILASGASSGAGAAFVFWGGPSGISATDTTGANQVILGEQAMGYAAAMGDVNGDGYGDLAIGASDYNAQQGRTYIFHGSSTGFTVSSAASANLILIYPGSNEFGYTVAIGDVNGDGYDDLATSAYHVGGYAGLAFVYYSAGSTGISSTAGTSVAGPSGSNFSAGIGLGDINGDGYDDLIAGANGYSGNFGGVWVFHSSGTTGVTATSYTAANTSIIGEMGPSDFGIRIQTGDVNGDGRYDLIVASPQYTGFFGAVYVFNSPGATGITVNAAASATTIIHASVFSGFGAAIAVGDVDGDGYDDMVSGAPTYNSGQGRVSLYKSTGTVISSTPTNTVLGEAINQYFGTAVSASDINGDGFVDLIVGAHTYPDNVTMNGKAYIFQSAGASGFPATANTAIVGVAGSHLGVFLTKLEEPRYTHPKFFESSRFFLLEPYRFDI, from the coding sequence ATGAGTCTGGCTTTCGAGGCGTTGCTGGAGGCTCGGATGGCCTGTTTACTCGCGGGAAACAGTTGCGTGGACGCGGTCGTTACTCCTCCTCCCGGAGATACAACACCACCAACGGTTGCCATACTCAATCTTCCCATTACGGGAAAGCCTTCCGTCCAGACCGGTTTCCTTTACGGAACGGCAACGGACGATACCGCATTGAGCTCTGTGGAAATTAGCATCGACGGTGGGACCTATTCCGCCGCCACAGGTACGGCTAGTTGGAGTTTTGCCTTACCTAGCGGTTCCTCCACTTGGAAGCTCGGGACCTCGCATACTGTCGATATTCGTAGTCTGGACTCTAGCGGGAACTATTCTACAGTCATCAGTTTGAATCTGAGAAAGGGAAAGAATCGGGATCTGAATGGAGACGGCTATGCGGATGTGGTGATTCTGGCTTCCGGAGCATCTTCCGGGGCGGGAGCGGCGTTCGTATTCTGGGGCGGTCCTTCGGGAATTTCGGCCACGGATACGACCGGAGCAAACCAGGTTATTCTCGGGGAGCAAGCCATGGGATATGCGGCTGCCATGGGAGATGTGAATGGGGACGGATACGGAGACCTGGCTATCGGGGCTTCCGATTATAATGCACAGCAAGGAAGAACTTACATATTTCACGGAAGTTCTACGGGTTTTACAGTAAGTTCCGCCGCATCCGCCAATCTAATTCTGATCTACCCGGGTTCGAACGAATTCGGATATACGGTCGCGATAGGCGATGTGAATGGAGACGGATACGACGACCTGGCCACAAGCGCTTATCATGTGGGCGGATACGCAGGCCTGGCATTTGTTTATTATAGTGCCGGTAGTACCGGAATTTCCTCTACGGCAGGTACCAGTGTAGCCGGCCCGTCCGGAAGTAATTTTAGCGCCGGGATCGGACTAGGCGATATTAACGGAGACGGATATGACGATCTTATCGCCGGAGCAAACGGATATTCGGGAAATTTCGGAGGAGTTTGGGTTTTTCATAGTAGTGGAACAACTGGAGTTACGGCAACTTCTTACACCGCCGCAAACACTTCGATTATAGGAGAAATGGGGCCGAGCGATTTCGGGATTCGGATCCAGACGGGAGATGTGAACGGAGATGGACGTTATGACTTGATTGTCGCGTCTCCTCAATATACGGGCTTTTTCGGAGCAGTGTACGTTTTCAATAGCCCGGGAGCGACTGGGATCACCGTGAATGCCGCCGCTTCGGCAACTACGATCATACATGCGAGCGTATTCAGCGGCTTTGGAGCTGCCATAGCCGTGGGAGATGTGGATGGGGACGGATACGACGATATGGTTTCCGGTGCCCCCACTTATAATTCCGGCCAAGGTCGAGTTTCCTTGTACAAGAGTACTGGAACCGTAATATCTTCGACGCCTACGAACACTGTCCTAGGTGAGGCAATCAATCAATACTTTGGAACGGCTGTTTCCGCTTCCGATATTAATGGAGACGGATTTGTAGATCTGATTGTGGGAGCTCATACTTATCCGGATAATGTAACTATGAACGGAAAGGCTTATATATTCCAGAGCGCTGGGGCCTCCGGATTTCCGGCTACAGCAAACACGGCAATAGTCGGAGTTGCCGGCAGTCATCTCGGTGTATTCTTAACAAAGTTAGAGGAGCCGAGGTATACGCATCCGAAATTTTTCGAATCGAGCCGATTCTTTTTGCTCGAACCGTATCGATTCGATATATAA
- a CDS encoding enoyl-CoA hydratase/isomerase family protein, whose amino-acid sequence MNYLREAVPLKNGKAECIKIQTNDQNSLTRENMIELEKILDELEKDDSVRVVLLSSDNPKFFSNGIDAENILSTPRERLTEEMGQIVILFGRLLRFSKPLVAEVTGYAMGGGAVITLACDFKFMLEGKGRIAFTEILVGLPLPISFIDKLKIVVNPRNLTEICLLGTMYKASEAKEIALIDEVAENREDLRKIVLKKLEELAAIAPSAYSRTKLAIHKDILEKFDSQLQFTKDSFEDPRVVANLLEAMTALKEKRRPKLI is encoded by the coding sequence ATGAACTATTTACGGGAAGCCGTTCCGTTAAAGAACGGAAAAGCGGAGTGCATCAAGATACAAACCAACGATCAAAATTCCTTAACCAGGGAAAACATGATCGAATTGGAGAAAATCCTAGACGAGCTGGAAAAGGACGATAGCGTCCGTGTCGTTCTTTTAAGTTCCGACAATCCTAAATTCTTTTCCAACGGAATCGATGCGGAAAACATATTAAGTACCCCTAGAGAAAGACTCACCGAAGAGATGGGGCAAATCGTAATCCTATTCGGAAGACTTCTGCGCTTCTCCAAGCCTCTTGTGGCCGAAGTCACTGGATACGCCATGGGAGGCGGAGCCGTTATCACCCTCGCCTGCGATTTCAAATTCATGCTGGAAGGCAAGGGAAGAATCGCATTCACCGAGATCCTCGTAGGACTCCCTCTTCCGATCAGTTTTATAGATAAGTTAAAAATCGTGGTGAATCCCAGAAATCTAACTGAAATCTGCCTACTCGGAACCATGTACAAGGCCTCCGAAGCGAAAGAGATCGCGCTCATAGACGAAGTGGCGGAAAATCGAGAAGACTTGCGTAAGATCGTTTTAAAAAAGTTAGAGGAATTGGCCGCTATCGCACCTAGTGCCTATTCAAGAACGAAATTAGCGATCCATAAGGATATATTAGAAAAGTTCGATTCTCAATTGCAATTCACCAAGGATAGCTTCGAGGATCCTAGAGTGGTAGCGAATCTACTGGAAGCTATGACCGCCTTAAAAGAAAAACGAAGACCGAAATTAATATAA
- the soxR gene encoding redox-sensitive transcriptional activator SoxR codes for MDKDEFLSISQVAKRSGVASSALRFYEERGLISSQRAGSGHRQYRRHVLRRIAFIVFAQKVGLTLDEISAEIAKLPEDHTPNGQDWSKLSKTWKSRIEERIEELQRLHNGLSVCIGCGCLSLTTCKLANPQDKLGRYGSGPLRWMAKRKS; via the coding sequence ATGGACAAGGACGAATTTCTAAGTATCAGCCAGGTTGCGAAACGTAGCGGAGTCGCATCCTCCGCCTTAAGATTCTACGAAGAAAGAGGTTTGATTTCGTCTCAGAGGGCCGGCTCCGGTCATAGACAATACAGAAGACATGTACTCAGACGGATCGCATTCATTGTATTCGCCCAAAAAGTAGGCCTCACTCTGGACGAAATCTCCGCCGAAATCGCGAAACTTCCCGAGGACCATACTCCTAACGGACAGGACTGGTCCAAACTCTCCAAGACTTGGAAATCCAGAATCGAAGAAAGAATAGAGGAGTTACAAAGATTGCATAACGGTCTCTCCGTATGCATCGGTTGCGGATGTCTTTCTCTTACCACATGCAAATTGGCCAATCCCCAGGACAAACTGGGAAGATATGGAAGCGGACCTCTGCGTTGGATGGCTAAAAGAAAAAGTTAA
- a CDS encoding NADPH-dependent FMN reductase: MRLESEPINPKLRLGVILGSTREGRFGETVSRWFVEQADRDDRFEVDHIDLRDFSLPWDMSRSVNSDLFALSRKVDQADAFVVVTPEYNHGYPAYLKLAIDCLREEWNGKPVGFVSYGGSSGGLRSVEQLRLVFAELRMTTIRDSVSFHWAKARFHNGRPTEEYRYNSAAERLLSELAWWGLALKTARNGLVVGAL, from the coding sequence ATGAGATTGGAGTCCGAGCCTATAAATCCGAAGTTGAGATTAGGAGTGATACTGGGTAGTACGCGGGAAGGAAGATTCGGTGAAACCGTTTCCCGTTGGTTTGTAGAACAAGCGGATCGCGACGATAGATTCGAAGTGGATCATATCGATCTAAGGGATTTTTCCCTTCCCTGGGATATGTCTCGAAGCGTAAATTCCGATCTTTTTGCTTTGAGTAGGAAGGTGGATCAAGCGGACGCTTTCGTCGTAGTCACCCCGGAATACAACCACGGATACCCCGCGTATTTAAAGTTGGCAATCGACTGTCTTAGGGAAGAATGGAACGGAAAACCGGTCGGATTCGTTTCGTATGGAGGGAGTTCTGGCGGACTTCGGTCGGTGGAGCAGCTTAGGCTCGTATTCGCGGAATTGAGGATGACTACGATAAGGGATTCCGTCAGTTTCCATTGGGCAAAGGCCAGATTTCATAACGGAAGACCTACCGAGGAATACCGATATAATTCGGCGGCCGAAAGATTATTGAGCGAACTCGCCTGGTGGGGCCTGGCGTTAAAAACTGCAAGAAACGGCCTCGTGGTCGGGGCACTTTAA